A single Thermoleophilia bacterium DNA region contains:
- a CDS encoding RNA polymerase sigma factor, with amino-acid sequence MTGARNAGSEYTLEGTIGDERLEVNDAPIETEAAVLDATQDRVEDFERLYRESRVRIYNLAARVLGDPDDAADVTQDVFLRVFEHSLPNCASGSTDAWLYRVAVNACYDHLRRRRRRMTTPLDHAGELRACGDDYTRAELTRAVEDALGAMNVRYRTALVLRDLHGLETDEIAAAMRVSPGTARVIVHRARRVFRRSMRDTVPVGCGLSAGGLAAYLPTLSLPEVLATAPTGSALAGTAPAAVSSLPVAGVLVKLGGLLGAKGVGVAAAAAVVAAAGVGLAAAPASVPTTPLSALTIASPANESTSATLLSPSPGREVGSRMGLGFGVRARDRVSGSANACDEAGSGAASERGRDETAVKGNASRATGGGAATSGDTQATVKRTASSVGTEAGEGGATRTTEAPAGGAKERRW; translated from the coding sequence GTGACGGGCGCCAGGAATGCCGGAAGCGAGTACACTCTGGAGGGGACAATTGGCGACGAGAGGCTTGAAGTGAACGATGCGCCGATCGAGACTGAGGCCGCAGTCCTCGACGCGACCCAAGACAGGGTCGAGGATTTCGAGCGTCTCTATCGCGAATCGCGAGTACGCATCTACAATCTCGCCGCTCGGGTGCTGGGCGATCCGGACGACGCCGCGGACGTGACTCAAGATGTCTTTCTCCGCGTCTTTGAGCACTCTCTTCCGAATTGCGCCAGCGGTAGTACCGACGCCTGGTTGTATCGGGTGGCCGTGAATGCGTGCTACGACCACCTGCGCCGCCGCCGCCGGCGGATGACGACGCCCTTGGATCATGCCGGCGAACTGCGAGCCTGCGGTGACGACTACACACGCGCCGAGCTCACGAGGGCCGTCGAGGATGCTCTCGGCGCGATGAATGTGCGCTATCGCACGGCCCTCGTTTTGCGGGACTTGCATGGTCTGGAGACCGATGAGATCGCCGCAGCGATGCGGGTTTCTCCGGGTACCGCGCGCGTGATCGTGCATCGCGCGAGGCGTGTCTTTCGTCGCTCCATGCGAGACACCGTTCCGGTTGGATGCGGGTTGTCTGCGGGGGGTTTGGCAGCGTACCTGCCGACGCTCAGCCTGCCGGAGGTATTGGCGACGGCGCCGACAGGCTCGGCTCTCGCCGGAACTGCGCCGGCAGCCGTCTCGTCACTCCCTGTCGCCGGCGTGCTCGTCAAGCTCGGCGGACTCTTGGGCGCCAAGGGTGTTGGTGTCGCTGCCGCTGCAGCAGTTGTCGCCGCCGCCGGCGTTGGTCTGGCAGCCGCGCCTGCGTCCGTGCCGACGACCCCGCTTTCGGCGCTGACGATCGCTTCACCGGCGAACGAGTCGACCTCGGCTACGTTGTTATCGCCGTCGCCGGGTCGCGAGGTGGGATCTCGCATGGGTTTGGGGTTCGGCGTGCGCGCGCGGGACCGCGTGTCGGGATCTGCGAACGCGTGCGATGAGGCCGGGTCAGGTGCCGCCAGCGAGCGCGGTCGCGACGAGACCGCGGTCAAGGGGAATGCCAGTCGCGCGACCGGGGGTGGCGCGGCAACCAGTGGTGACACGCAGGCCACGGTCAAGCGCACGGCTTCGAGTGTCGGCACTGAGGCGGGCGAAGGCGGAGCGACTCGCACGACAGAAGCGCCAGCCGGCGGGGCGAAGGAACGGCGGTGGTAG